One stretch of Methylopila sp. 73B DNA includes these proteins:
- a CDS encoding universal stress protein translates to MTLSPTQAAASFASILVHFDLTPQSKSRGKLAMGLATDFGAHLIGAAAEQMLVPIYTDMTPNVSVTMMDDERERVESDLVAAKASFFSTVGAGNNVEWRSDICDPRRFLTEQARAADLVVVGRQAGGDPRDGGLGVSPGAVAIECGRPILVAPPKIDRLSSKRVVIAWKDTREARRAIRDSMPFLQKAEEVLVVSATREFRDRGAEDVVGYLGRHGVTARSVVRTGEIPSIAAELLEVAREAEAGLIVSGAYGHSRTREWIFGGATHDLLQSSNVCLLMSH, encoded by the coding sequence ATGACACTCTCCCCGACACAAGCTGCTGCAAGCTTTGCAAGCATCCTCGTCCATTTCGATTTGACGCCGCAGTCGAAGTCTCGCGGCAAGCTTGCGATGGGGCTCGCCACCGACTTCGGCGCCCATCTCATCGGCGCCGCCGCCGAGCAGATGCTGGTCCCGATTTACACGGATATGACGCCAAACGTGTCCGTGACGATGATGGATGACGAGCGGGAGCGGGTCGAGAGCGACCTGGTCGCCGCCAAAGCGAGTTTCTTCTCCACCGTCGGCGCCGGCAATAACGTCGAGTGGCGATCCGACATCTGCGACCCTCGACGGTTTTTGACCGAACAAGCGCGCGCCGCGGATCTCGTGGTGGTCGGTCGACAAGCTGGCGGCGACCCTCGCGACGGAGGGCTCGGCGTATCGCCCGGAGCGGTGGCGATCGAGTGCGGGCGCCCCATACTCGTCGCGCCCCCAAAGATCGATCGGCTGTCGAGCAAGCGCGTCGTGATCGCCTGGAAGGACACGCGCGAAGCGCGACGCGCCATTCGGGACAGCATGCCGTTCCTGCAAAAGGCCGAGGAGGTCCTGGTGGTGAGCGCGACGCGGGAGTTTCGAGATCGCGGCGCGGAGGACGTCGTCGGCTACCTTGGCCGGCATGGCGTCACAGCGCGTTCCGTCGTGCGCACCGGCGAGATCCCCTCAATCGCCGCCGAATTGCTGGAGGTAGCCCGGGAAGCAGAAGCCGGGCTGATCGTGTCAGGGGCTTACGGGCACAGCCGGACCCGCGAGTGGATCTTCGGGGGCGCCACCCACGACCTGCTTCAGAGTTCGAACGTCTGTCTGCTGATGTCGCATTAG
- a CDS encoding DUF6691 family protein, whose protein sequence is MNGARVIAAGLSGLVFGFGLALSGMLDPARVRGFLDVFGAWDPSLAFVLGGAVAVASVGVWLSRRLPRPILDESFHLPQGRTIDGRLVGGAAIFGVGWGLAGLCPGPAVASITLGVPATLLFLAAMAAGMLVHDREAIRFIRSAE, encoded by the coding sequence GTGAACGGCGCGCGCGTCATCGCGGCCGGTCTGAGCGGTCTGGTGTTCGGTTTTGGGCTTGCCCTTTCGGGCATGCTCGACCCGGCGCGGGTGCGTGGCTTCCTGGACGTTTTCGGCGCTTGGGACCCGAGCCTCGCTTTCGTGCTTGGCGGGGCGGTCGCAGTCGCTTCGGTCGGCGTCTGGCTCTCGCGTCGGTTGCCGCGACCGATCCTCGACGAGAGCTTCCACCTGCCGCAGGGGCGTACGATCGACGGAAGGCTCGTCGGGGGCGCCGCGATCTTTGGCGTGGGCTGGGGCTTGGCTGGGCTCTGCCCCGGGCCGGCCGTCGCCTCGATCACGCTCGGCGTGCCGGCGACGCTGCTGTTCCTAGCCGCAATGGCGGCGGGAATGCTGGTTCATGACCGCGAAGCCATCCGTTTTATCCGATCGGCGGAATGA
- a CDS encoding YeeE/YedE family protein, producing the protein MVASYLPFLSGGVAIGFAATLMMTLNGRVAGVSGILSGLWRRTDAGPAASGAFAIGLALGPALYALAFGRSPEVHVTSSAPVLVVAGLLVGYGARMGSGCTSGHGVVGLARLSPRSIVAVAVFLATAVATVTLMRVGNVS; encoded by the coding sequence ATGGTTGCTTCGTATTTGCCTTTCCTCTCCGGCGGCGTCGCGATCGGCTTCGCGGCGACGCTGATGATGACGTTGAACGGCCGTGTCGCAGGCGTGAGCGGCATCCTGAGCGGGCTCTGGCGTCGCACCGACGCGGGACCGGCGGCAAGCGGCGCGTTCGCGATCGGCCTCGCGCTGGGTCCGGCGCTGTATGCGCTCGCTTTTGGTCGGTCGCCGGAGGTCCATGTCACCAGTTCGGCTCCGGTGTTGGTGGTCGCCGGCCTGCTCGTCGGCTACGGCGCACGCATGGGATCCGGCTGCACCAGCGGCCACGGCGTCGTTGGGCTGGCGCGTCTGTCGCCTCGCTCTATCGTGGCCGTCGCGGTGTTCCTCGCAACGGCGGTCGCCACCGTCACCCTTATGCGCGTCGGGAACGTGTCGTGA
- a CDS encoding cytochrome c, translated as MEPGEQRGLAFAKANCAGCHAIGRAGGSALRIAPPFRDLHVRYPVDTLAEALAEGIVTGHPTMPTFQLDNAQISDLIAYLETLQHPRDD; from the coding sequence ATGGAGCCGGGTGAGCAACGGGGCCTCGCCTTCGCCAAAGCCAACTGCGCCGGCTGCCATGCGATCGGCAGGGCGGGCGGTAGCGCGCTGAGGATTGCGCCGCCGTTCCGTGACCTTCACGTGCGCTATCCGGTCGACACGCTCGCCGAGGCGCTTGCCGAAGGCATCGTTACGGGACACCCCACAATGCCGACGTTTCAGCTCGACAACGCTCAGATTTCAGATCTGATCGCGTATCTCGAAACACTTCAACATCCGCGCGACGACTAG
- a CDS encoding ATPase inhibitor subunit zeta, which translates to MFETRERAEEANYVRRRDLAFQVRALRDRMFGRWAARLMGMKDKAIEDYARYLVVSDIDGDDEQLIKVLSGNLADRGVLGDKASEDRLRQKLERLHVIARTHLGATP; encoded by the coding sequence ATGTTCGAGACACGAGAACGCGCGGAAGAAGCGAACTACGTTCGTCGACGTGACCTCGCATTTCAGGTGCGCGCGCTTCGGGACCGGATGTTTGGTCGCTGGGCCGCTCGTCTGATGGGCATGAAGGACAAAGCCATCGAAGATTACGCCCGCTATCTCGTCGTGTCGGACATCGACGGAGACGACGAGCAGCTCATAAAGGTTTTGAGCGGGAATCTGGCGGATCGCGGGGTGCTCGGCGACAAGGCGTCCGAAGACCGGTTGCGCCAGAAACTCGAGCGACTCCATGTTATTGCGCGAACTCATCTCGGCGCGACGCCGTGA
- a CDS encoding universal stress protein — MSQATISIVSVGELATRASPYQGILVPTDGSELSTFAVDQAIALAAATGAAIVFLTVNEPFHLFTTSTEMIEASREEYERQRETHADRILEQAGAAALEAGVPFIAVRQWNDDPFKEIIRVAEERCCELIAMASHGRRGLSAMMLGSVTNKVLAHSTLPVLVVRKPVNVSKVPVYLAEELSGASGHGVD, encoded by the coding sequence ATGTCACAAGCCACCATCTCAATCGTGTCAGTCGGAGAACTCGCGACGCGGGCGTCGCCCTATCAGGGCATCCTCGTGCCGACCGATGGAAGCGAGCTCTCGACCTTTGCCGTCGACCAGGCCATAGCACTCGCCGCGGCGACCGGCGCCGCGATCGTCTTCTTGACCGTCAATGAGCCATTTCACCTGTTCACGACTTCGACCGAAATGATCGAGGCCTCTCGTGAGGAGTATGAGCGACAGCGCGAGACGCATGCGGACCGCATTCTGGAACAAGCCGGGGCCGCGGCGCTGGAGGCGGGCGTGCCGTTCATCGCGGTCCGACAATGGAATGACGATCCGTTTAAAGAAATCATCCGGGTCGCCGAGGAGCGTTGCTGCGAGCTGATCGCTATGGCTAGCCATGGTCGTCGGGGGCTTTCGGCAATGATGCTCGGCTCAGTCACCAACAAGGTGCTCGCTCACTCCACTCTTCCGGTGCTTGTTGTTCGTAAACCGGTCAATGTCTCGAAAGTGCCAGTCTACCTCGCTGAGGAATTGTCCGGCGCTTCTGGACACGGGGTCGATTGA
- a CDS encoding AAA family ATPase, translating into MPSRRSFPSRRASARGGGRRGNAQGDRRQRQNAWAVRGFDDEAVERYCATCDAAWIRARDLLDRRAEAKAIIRGHGDLHLQNICLWEGEPTLFDCLVFDEELATVDRLYDLAFLLMDLWRCGLRTFANLALNRYLDKIDDEQALSLVPLFMSVRAAVRAHVAASQAQVDDRKAREARAYSDLAQTLLGPKAPQLVAIGGFSGSGKSTVAAAVAHLVGPPPGARILGSDRIRKAMLGAVPDHKLPLEAYGAGVTGRVYESIAGRAEGILRAGHGALAEATFQSPLERARIEQAAAGASVRFQGLWLEADKSLLERRVADRVGDISDADVNVLSRQLRMGAGHITWPKLDASRTVADVITRAEEAAIQQEP; encoded by the coding sequence TTGCCAAGTCGTCGCAGCTTTCCATCGCGCCGCGCGTCCGCTCGCGGGGGCGGGCGCCGTGGGAATGCGCAGGGTGATCGACGGCAACGCCAGAACGCTTGGGCTGTTCGGGGCTTCGACGACGAAGCGGTCGAGCGATATTGCGCAACCTGCGACGCCGCCTGGATCCGGGCGCGGGACCTGCTCGACCGGCGGGCCGAGGCCAAAGCGATCATTCGCGGCCACGGGGATCTGCATCTTCAGAACATTTGCTTGTGGGAGGGAGAGCCGACCCTGTTCGACTGCCTTGTGTTCGACGAAGAACTCGCCACGGTCGATCGGCTTTACGACTTGGCGTTCCTGCTGATGGATCTGTGGCGGTGTGGGCTTCGGACGTTCGCGAACCTCGCGCTTAACCGCTATCTGGACAAGATCGACGATGAGCAGGCTCTCTCGCTCGTTCCGCTTTTTATGTCGGTCCGCGCCGCGGTGAGAGCGCATGTCGCGGCAAGTCAGGCGCAGGTCGATGATCGAAAGGCGCGTGAAGCGCGCGCGTACTCGGATCTTGCGCAGACTCTGCTTGGGCCGAAGGCGCCACAGCTGGTGGCGATCGGTGGATTTTCGGGTTCCGGCAAGTCGACCGTCGCTGCGGCTGTCGCGCATCTCGTGGGCCCGCCGCCTGGAGCCCGCATCTTGGGAAGCGACCGTATCCGCAAAGCGATGCTCGGCGCGGTCCCGGACCATAAACTGCCCTTGGAGGCGTACGGCGCGGGCGTGACGGGCAGGGTCTACGAATCGATCGCCGGGCGCGCGGAGGGGATTCTCAGAGCGGGTCATGGCGCGCTCGCCGAGGCGACATTCCAATCACCGCTCGAGCGGGCCAGAATCGAGCAGGCCGCCGCGGGGGCTTCGGTGCGCTTCCAAGGTCTGTGGCTGGAGGCGGACAAATCGCTTTTGGAGCGCCGGGTCGCTGACCGGGTCGGCGACATCTCGGACGCCGACGTCAATGTGCTGAGTCGTCAGCTACGGATGGGCGCGGGACACATCACTTGGCCGAAGCTCGACGCGTCGAGGACCGTCGCCGATGTCATCACGCGCGCCGAGGAAGCTGCGATCCAACAAGAGCCGTGA